The Alosa sapidissima isolate fAloSap1 chromosome 6, fAloSap1.pri, whole genome shotgun sequence genome window below encodes:
- the si:dkey-261l7.2 gene encoding si:dkey-261l7.2 isoform X2 — protein MPQITATTILQLALLLSALPAQYLMSKWSSVSAAERYHSIKSFLRAWNDLSSSYLNASAWIEWATSWVPKVTLFDDPEEVEDVDDGSPPLEELLQDNDLGYFAASKDVHSPRPMYVLHRVGHVVMENQNNMVGVIVGWDAELRAPANWIKKRYTPPELQSAVDSPHYKVVFSGPASSSIMVGYLPQSALRRIRGYKPEIPTLDLYFSDFDGEKFVMKPWLEQIYPED, from the exons ATGCCGCAGATTACCGCAACAACCATACTACAACTGGCGCTTCTTCTCTCGGCATTGCCCGCGCAGTACCTCATGTCCAAATGGAGCAGCGTGTCAGCGGCAGAGCGCTACCACAGTATTAAAAG TTTTCTGAGAGCTTGGAATGACCTCAGCTCCTCTTACCTGAACGCCAGCGCTTGGATTGAGTGGGCAACGTCGTGGGTGCCCAAAGTGAC GCTCTTTGACGATCCTGAGGAAGTGGAGGATGTGGATGATGGCTCCCCTCCCCTCGAGGAGTTGCTCCAGGACAACGACCTTGGTTACTTTGCAG cctcAAAAGATGTCCACAGCCCGCGGCCAATGTATGTGTTGCACCGGGTGGGTCATGTTGTCATGGAGAATCAGAACAACATGGTTGGTGTGATCGTTGGCTGGGATGCTGAGCTGCGGGCGCCGGCAAACTGGATCAAGAAAAGATACACACCGCCAGAG ctgCAGAGTGCAGTAGATAGTCCTCATTATAAGGTTGTGTTTAGTGGCCCTGCCTCATCCTCTATTATGGTGGGATATCTACCCCAGTCAGCTCTGAGGCGAATCAGAGGATACAAg ccGGAGATCCCCACCCTTGACCTGTACTTCTCCGACTTTGACGGCGAGAAGTTTGTAATGAAGCCTTGGCTGGAACAGATCTACCCTGAAGACTGA
- the si:dkey-261l7.2 gene encoding si:dkey-261l7.2 isoform X1 gives MPQITATTILQLALLLSALPAQYLMSKWSSVSAAERYHSIKSFLRAWNDLSSSYLNASAWIEWATSWVPKVTFSRLFDDPEEVEDVDDGSPPLEELLQDNDLGYFAASKDVHSPRPMYVLHRVGHVVMENQNNMVGVIVGWDAELRAPANWIKKRYTPPELQSAVDSPHYKVVFSGPASSSIMVGYLPQSALRRIRGYKPEIPTLDLYFSDFDGEKFVMKPWLEQIYPED, from the exons ATGCCGCAGATTACCGCAACAACCATACTACAACTGGCGCTTCTTCTCTCGGCATTGCCCGCGCAGTACCTCATGTCCAAATGGAGCAGCGTGTCAGCGGCAGAGCGCTACCACAGTATTAAAAG TTTTCTGAGAGCTTGGAATGACCTCAGCTCCTCTTACCTGAACGCCAGCGCTTGGATTGAGTGGGCAACGTCGTGGGTGCCCAAAGTGAC CTTTTCCAGGCTCTTTGACGATCCTGAGGAAGTGGAGGATGTGGATGATGGCTCCCCTCCCCTCGAGGAGTTGCTCCAGGACAACGACCTTGGTTACTTTGCAG cctcAAAAGATGTCCACAGCCCGCGGCCAATGTATGTGTTGCACCGGGTGGGTCATGTTGTCATGGAGAATCAGAACAACATGGTTGGTGTGATCGTTGGCTGGGATGCTGAGCTGCGGGCGCCGGCAAACTGGATCAAGAAAAGATACACACCGCCAGAG ctgCAGAGTGCAGTAGATAGTCCTCATTATAAGGTTGTGTTTAGTGGCCCTGCCTCATCCTCTATTATGGTGGGATATCTACCCCAGTCAGCTCTGAGGCGAATCAGAGGATACAAg ccGGAGATCCCCACCCTTGACCTGTACTTCTCCGACTTTGACGGCGAGAAGTTTGTAATGAAGCCTTGGCTGGAACAGATCTACCCTGAAGACTGA
- the irak1bp1 gene encoding interleukin-1 receptor-associated kinase 1-binding protein 1 homolog, which translates to MASSPSRVFAALLPVASEFYNDENLTGFGRVAKETTAVAQIPPREVQVTGSAELSCPPDRATVSISVSSSKESVNDVKNSVSRRVEYIIQTVRQHDVKEADTAVTKYIQKVDDLYIMEVEVLVVFLDFDKMQKVRSVLLEKLDKSVCVGLPHFTHSPECLSALRRRVCVAAVESARLKASEVCCTLGQGLGRPLLVREEESREWRCGDTPLTLQQRAGLIALSVSSRVFVSFELRPKDRPRKKP; encoded by the exons ATGGCTAGCAGTCCTTCTCGCGTGTTTGCAGCGCTGCTTCCAGTTGCATCGGAATTCTATAACGATGAAAACTTGACAGGCTTCGGTAGAGTCGCTAAAGAGACTACAGCAGTGGCACAAATTCCCCCGAGAGAAGTTCAGGTTACGGGAAGCGCCGAGTTGTCCTGCCCGCCCGACCGGGCTACTGTTTCCATCAGTGTTAGCAGCAGCAAAGAGTCGGTCAATGATGTGAAGAACAGTGTCTCGCGACGTGTGGAATACATAATTCAGACTGTCCGGCAGCACGACGTGAAG GAGGCAGACACAGCCGTCACGAAATACATCCAAAAAGTGGATGACCTTTACATCATGGAGGTCGAG GTCCTAGTGGTGTTTTTAGATTTCGATAAGATGCAGAAAGTGCGATCCGTGCTCTTGGAGAAgttggataagagtgtgtgtgttggacttcCACACTTTACACACAGCCCGGAGTGCCTCAGTGCACTGAG acgacgtgtgtgtgtggcagcggTGGAAAGCGCTCGTCTGAAGGCGAGCGAGGTGTGTTGCACCCTGGGACAGGGTCTCGGGCGGCCCTTGCTGGTCCGGGAGGAGGAGTCACGAGAGTGGAGATGCGGAGACACACCCCTCACATTACAACAGCGGGCGGGGCTTATTGCTCTCTCCGTCTCCTCACGCGTCTTCGTTTCCTTTGAACTTCGACCCAAAGACAGACCCAGGAAGAAGCCATAG